A genomic segment from Halomonas sp. TA22 encodes:
- a CDS encoding aspartate carbamoyltransferase yields the protein MTSHLLSVDSLSREHVDHLLRVAARMEPIAQRRKVTRVLEGAVLGNLFFEASTRTRISFNAAFCRLGGSVCDTTGFTFSSMAKGESLYDTSRVMGGYVDAIVMRHPDQGSVAEFAQATNVPVINGGDGPGEHPSQALLDLYTIDKEFTRLGKRLAGAHLLMTGDLKYGRTVHSLIKLLSLYDPMRITLVSPPGLEMPSHLVDMVVSRGHRVEQRESLASDFSDLDVVYTTRIQRERFTDEMSESFAGISQDFIVERAFLDQCCSPTTIVMHPLPRDSRPGANDLSVNLNGDPRLAIFRQTDNGIPVRMAIFATLLEVEELIEKDLRDVRWFVPSKTGVDDRQL from the coding sequence ATGACATCCCACCTGCTCTCCGTCGATTCTCTCTCCCGCGAACACGTCGATCACCTGCTGCGCGTCGCCGCCCGCATGGAGCCGATTGCCCAGCGCAGAAAAGTGACTCGGGTGCTGGAGGGGGCGGTGCTCGGCAACCTGTTCTTCGAGGCCAGTACACGCACGCGCATCAGTTTCAATGCCGCCTTCTGCCGTCTGGGCGGCAGCGTATGCGACACCACCGGGTTCACCTTTTCGTCGATGGCCAAAGGCGAGTCGCTCTATGACACCAGCCGGGTGATGGGCGGCTATGTGGATGCCATCGTCATGCGCCACCCGGACCAGGGCTCGGTGGCCGAGTTTGCCCAGGCCACCAACGTGCCGGTGATCAACGGCGGCGACGGCCCCGGCGAGCACCCCAGCCAGGCGCTGCTCGACCTCTACACCATCGACAAGGAGTTCACCCGGCTCGGCAAGCGCCTGGCAGGTGCCCACCTGCTGATGACCGGCGATCTCAAGTACGGGCGTACCGTGCACTCGCTGATCAAGCTGCTGTCGCTCTACGATCCCATGCGCATCACGCTGGTCTCGCCGCCGGGACTCGAGATGCCGAGCCATCTCGTCGATATGGTCGTCTCGCGAGGCCACCGCGTCGAGCAGCGCGAGAGCCTGGCAAGCGACTTCTCCGATCTCGATGTGGTCTACACCACGCGTATCCAGCGTGAGCGCTTCACAGACGAGATGTCCGAGAGCTTCGCCGGCATCTCCCAGGATTTCATCGTCGAGCGCGCCTTTCTCGATCAGTGCTGCTCGCCCACCACTATCGTCATGCATCCGCTTCCCCGCGACAGCCGCCCCGGCGCCAACGACCTCAGCGTCAACCTCAATGGCGACCCGCGCCTGGCGATCTTTCGCCAGACCGACAACGGCATTCCGGTGCGCATGGCGATATTTGCCACACTGCTCGAGGTCGAGGAGCTGATCGAGAAGGATCTGCGCGACGTGCGCTGGTTCGTGCCAAGCAAGACCGGCGTCGACGACCGGCAACTATGA
- a CDS encoding SDR family oxidoreductase, with amino-acid sequence MSDQNQPPQHQDKQPGEEHEMRPEPEYIRASYRGSDKLKGKVAIITGGDSGIGRAVAVHYAREGADSVIVYLDEQRDAEDTQALIEAEGRRCLLIKGDVGEASFCREVVDKALETFGKIDIVVNNAAEQYDWDDITDIPDDQLQRTFQTNIFSHFYMIKAALPHMREGGAIIASSSINAFKGNPSLIDYSATKGAIQGLIRSLAIPLVSKGIRINAVAPGPVWTPLIPASFDEEKVASFGDQVPMGRAAQPSEMGPAYVYLACEDSSYMTGQTMHLNGGVVLNT; translated from the coding sequence ATGAGCGATCAGAACCAACCACCGCAGCATCAAGACAAGCAGCCCGGCGAAGAGCATGAGATGCGGCCCGAGCCGGAGTACATCCGCGCAAGCTACCGCGGCAGCGACAAGCTCAAGGGCAAGGTGGCGATAATTACTGGCGGTGACAGCGGCATCGGTCGTGCGGTGGCGGTGCACTACGCCCGTGAAGGGGCAGATAGCGTCATCGTCTATCTCGACGAGCAGCGTGATGCTGAGGACACCCAGGCGCTGATCGAGGCCGAAGGCCGGCGCTGCCTGCTGATCAAGGGCGATGTCGGCGAGGCGTCGTTCTGTCGCGAAGTGGTCGACAAGGCCCTGGAGACCTTCGGCAAGATCGATATCGTGGTCAACAACGCCGCCGAGCAGTATGACTGGGACGACATCACCGATATTCCCGACGATCAGTTGCAACGCACCTTCCAGACCAACATCTTCAGCCATTTCTACATGATCAAGGCGGCGCTGCCGCACATGCGCGAGGGGGGGGCGATCATCGCCAGCTCCTCGATCAACGCCTTCAAGGGCAATCCGTCACTGATCGACTACAGCGCGACCAAGGGCGCCATCCAAGGCTTGATCCGCTCGCTGGCAATCCCGCTGGTCAGCAAGGGGATTCGCATCAATGCCGTGGCGCCCGGCCCGGTGTGGACGCCGCTAATTCCGGCCAGCTTCGATGAAGAAAAAGTCGCGAGCTTTGGCGACCAGGTGCCGATGGGACGTGCGGCCCAGCCCAGCGAGATGGGCCCGGCCTATGTCTATCTGGCCTGCGAGGACTCCTCCTACATGACCGGCCAGACGATGCACCTCAATGGCGGCGTGGTGCTCAATACCTGA
- a CDS encoding IclR family transcriptional regulator produces the protein MTESKRKPVGRPAGASKSSGGHSQSLVRGLNILEGLAAAPMGLALSDIAQIVGLAPSTTHRLLQALHKQGFITQDSELGLWKIGVKTFQIGNTFLEARDFVATARPYLRQLTNESGESTNLGIRDDGWAVFLAQSESPQMMRMITRLGSRAPLHASGVGKALLAWLPDTEIERILQARGLPRVTDNTIDTPSRLREGLAEIRRQGYACDREEHAVGLHCVAASIHDEQTLPIGAISVSGPMARIPESRLTELGGLVSRAAQEITLLIGGRLPTSMQAQEEIARRA, from the coding sequence GTGACCGAGAGCAAACGTAAGCCGGTGGGTCGGCCTGCCGGCGCGAGCAAGAGCAGTGGTGGCCATAGCCAGTCGCTGGTGCGCGGGCTCAATATCCTCGAAGGCCTGGCTGCCGCGCCCATGGGGCTTGCGCTCTCGGATATCGCTCAGATCGTAGGGCTGGCGCCCTCCACCACGCATCGCCTACTGCAGGCGCTGCACAAGCAGGGCTTCATCACACAGGACAGTGAACTCGGGCTATGGAAGATCGGCGTCAAGACCTTCCAGATCGGCAATACCTTCCTCGAGGCGCGGGATTTCGTGGCGACTGCACGCCCCTACTTGCGCCAGCTCACCAACGAGAGCGGCGAGTCGACCAATCTGGGCATTCGCGATGATGGCTGGGCGGTCTTCCTGGCACAAAGCGAGTCGCCGCAGATGATGCGCATGATCACCCGGCTCGGCTCCCGCGCACCGCTGCACGCCTCAGGCGTCGGCAAGGCCCTGCTGGCCTGGCTACCAGACACGGAGATCGAGCGCATCCTTCAGGCACGTGGCCTGCCTCGCGTTACCGACAACACCATCGATACACCCTCGCGTCTGCGCGAGGGGCTTGCCGAGATTCGCCGCCAGGGTTATGCCTGCGACCGCGAGGAGCATGCCGTCGGCCTGCACTGCGTGGCGGCCTCGATTCACGACGAGCAGACTCTGCCGATCGGTGCCATTTCGGTCTCCGGTCCCATGGCACGGATTCCCGAATCGCGCCTGACCGAACTGGGCGGCCTTGTCAGCCGTGCCGCCCAAGAGATTACCCTACTGATCGGTGGACGCCTGCCGACCAGCATGCAGGCTCAGGAAGAGATCGCCAGACGCGCTTGA
- the uraD gene encoding 2-oxo-4-hydroxy-4-carboxy-5-ureidoimidazoline decarboxylase: MSELTLLPAPSSLSRDAFVQVYGEIYEHSPWIAALAWEAGLSQAQDTPAGLASAMGQVLNAASAERQLEVIRAHPDLAGKAALAGKLTQDSSREQAGAGLDQCSPEEFARFERLNEAYKARFGFPFVMAVKGQDRYAILTAFATRLDNSLDEERRTAIEQVNRIALLRLQARAGN, encoded by the coding sequence ATGAGCGAACTCACTCTTTTACCTGCCCCCAGTAGCCTGTCCCGCGATGCGTTCGTCCAGGTGTATGGCGAGATCTATGAACACTCGCCGTGGATCGCCGCGCTAGCCTGGGAAGCTGGACTGAGCCAGGCCCAGGACACCCCCGCCGGCCTTGCCAGCGCCATGGGGCAGGTGCTCAACGCCGCGAGTGCCGAGCGCCAGCTCGAAGTGATACGTGCCCACCCCGACCTTGCCGGCAAGGCGGCACTGGCCGGCAAGCTGACCCAGGACTCGAGCCGCGAGCAGGCCGGCGCCGGTCTTGACCAGTGCTCCCCGGAGGAGTTCGCCCGTTTCGAACGTCTCAACGAAGCTTACAAGGCCCGCTTCGGCTTTCCCTTCGTGATGGCGGTCAAGGGGCAGGACAGGTACGCCATTCTCACGGCCTTTGCGACACGCCTCGACAATAGCCTGGACGAGGAGCGCCGCACCGCGATCGAGCAGGTCAACCGTATCGCCCTGCTGCGCCTGCAGGCGCGTGCCGGAAATTAA
- the uraH gene encoding hydroxyisourate hydrolase yields MGRLTTHVLDTSLGRPGHGIRIEIFRLEGEQRTRLGETVTNDDGRCDAPLLEGEAFSVGEYELLFHAGDYLQRQGVVAREPCFLDRIPLRFGVADAGEHYHVPLLLSPYSYSTYRGS; encoded by the coding sequence ATGGGACGTCTGACCACGCATGTACTCGATACCTCGCTGGGCCGCCCGGGGCACGGCATTCGTATCGAGATCTTTCGTCTGGAGGGCGAGCAGCGCACCCGCCTGGGCGAGACGGTGACCAACGACGATGGTCGCTGCGATGCGCCGCTGCTGGAGGGCGAGGCATTCAGCGTAGGCGAGTACGAGCTGCTGTTCCATGCAGGCGACTACCTGCAGCGCCAAGGTGTCGTGGCTCGCGAGCCATGTTTTCTCGATCGTATCCCGCTGCGCTTCGGCGTGGCCGATGCCGGTGAGCACTATCATGTGCCGCTGCTGCTATCGCCCTACAGCTACTCCACCTACCGTGGCAGCTGA
- a CDS encoding urate hydroxylase PuuD, translating to MQAYLLEFSNMLLRWLHVIAAIAWIGESIYFVMLDNSLRTPRDEGDRRKGVFGEMWAVHGGGFYHNQKYATSPAKLPDDLHWSFWKAYTTWLSGFALFVLLYMANPGFYLVNPNSSWAWAANMSGWQANIAALLFLLLGWVVYNELCKRISPNMERDGILSLAVAVMIVVVAYLSTQIFSGRAAFLLTGAVMATAMSANVFFWIIPGQRRMVKAMKAGEAPNPLDGKRGKQRSVHNTYFTLPVVLLMLSNHYSFLYTHPHSWLIMSLFILAGALIRQFFVLMHMGKTRPAYPAAGVALIAAAFWVAMPHGQGTGRAGEGLEAPSMAEVSTIIEARCVQCHSQSPTHPSFASPPAGIAYDSEAQIGRQREQIQQVVASGYMPLGNMTNMTDEERAAIAAWAE from the coding sequence ATGCAAGCCTACCTGCTTGAGTTTTCCAACATGCTGCTGCGCTGGCTGCATGTAATCGCCGCCATCGCCTGGATTGGCGAGTCGATCTATTTCGTGATGCTGGACAACAGCCTGCGTACGCCGCGAGACGAGGGCGATCGCCGCAAGGGGGTGTTCGGCGAGATGTGGGCCGTCCACGGGGGCGGCTTCTACCATAACCAGAAGTACGCCACGAGTCCCGCGAAGCTGCCCGACGACTTGCACTGGTCGTTCTGGAAGGCATACACCACCTGGTTATCGGGATTTGCGCTGTTCGTGCTGCTTTACATGGCCAACCCCGGCTTCTACTTGGTCAACCCCAACAGCAGTTGGGCATGGGCCGCCAACATGAGCGGTTGGCAGGCCAATATCGCCGCCTTGCTGTTCCTGCTGCTTGGCTGGGTGGTCTATAACGAGCTGTGCAAACGCATCAGCCCCAACATGGAGCGGGACGGAATCCTGAGCCTGGCGGTGGCGGTGATGATCGTGGTGGTGGCCTATCTGAGCACCCAGATATTCTCCGGACGCGCGGCCTTCCTGCTCACCGGCGCGGTGATGGCCACCGCCATGTCGGCCAACGTCTTCTTCTGGATCATTCCCGGCCAGCGGCGCATGGTCAAGGCGATGAAGGCGGGTGAGGCGCCCAATCCGCTGGATGGCAAGCGTGGCAAGCAGCGCTCGGTGCACAACACCTACTTCACGCTGCCGGTGGTATTGCTGATGCTCAGCAACCACTACTCGTTCCTTTATACGCACCCCCACTCCTGGCTCATCATGTCACTGTTCATCCTGGCCGGGGCATTGATTCGCCAGTTCTTCGTGCTGATGCACATGGGCAAGACCCGGCCCGCCTATCCTGCGGCGGGGGTTGCGCTCATCGCGGCGGCCTTCTGGGTGGCGATGCCCCATGGCCAGGGAACCGGCAGGGCGGGGGAGGGCCTCGAAGCCCCCTCGATGGCCGAGGTGAGCACGATCATCGAGGCGCGCTGCGTGCAGTGCCACTCCCAGAGCCCAACTCACCCCAGCTTCGCCTCGCCCCCGGCCGGCATCGCCTACGACAGCGAAGCGCAGATAGGGCGCCAGCGGGAACAGATTCAGCAGGTGGTGGCGAGTGGCTACATGCCGCTTGGCAACATGACCAACATGACCGACGAGGAGCGCGCCGCGATCGCTGCCTGGGCAGAGTGA
- a CDS encoding GntR family transcriptional regulator encodes MTERHSAPGVTAAKAEPKARRLGKNGDGAERHDAIYRSISDAIIEHRLKPGARLREDALSEVFGVSRTGIRKILQRLALEQLVTLTPRRGASVTRPTADEAKDVFDARQMIECGLMPEVARRISEADVRELRDMASRERQALRAGEQSVAIKLSAALHERLAELSGNATLAEFVGRLCSRSSLILAVYGNSGHLGCESHDHEDLIGHLEKGDGERAKAFMGRHLKTIEASLTIVEEEEAAPDLRRIFGQA; translated from the coding sequence ATGACCGAGCGTCACTCAGCCCCCGGCGTCACCGCCGCCAAGGCCGAACCCAAGGCCCGGCGGCTGGGCAAGAATGGCGATGGTGCCGAGCGCCACGATGCCATCTACCGTTCGATCAGCGATGCGATCATCGAGCACCGCCTCAAGCCGGGGGCACGACTGCGCGAGGATGCGCTGTCGGAGGTGTTCGGCGTCAGCCGCACCGGCATTCGCAAGATACTTCAGCGCCTGGCGCTGGAGCAGCTGGTGACGCTCACGCCACGGCGGGGGGCCAGCGTCACGCGCCCCACGGCGGATGAAGCCAAGGATGTCTTCGATGCCCGCCAGATGATCGAATGCGGTTTGATGCCGGAAGTGGCAAGGCGCATCAGCGAGGCCGATGTGCGTGAGCTGCGCGACATGGCAAGCCGGGAGCGCCAGGCCCTGCGTGCAGGTGAGCAGAGCGTGGCGATCAAGCTCTCGGCGGCCCTCCACGAGCGCCTGGCCGAGCTTTCCGGCAATGCCACGCTTGCCGAGTTCGTCGGCCGGCTCTGCTCGCGCTCGTCGCTGATCCTTGCCGTCTATGGCAACTCAGGTCATCTGGGCTGCGAATCCCACGATCATGAGGATCTCATCGGCCATCTCGAAAAGGGCGACGGCGAGCGTGCCAAGGCGTTCATGGGTCGTCACCTGAAGACGATCGAGGCATCGCTGACGATTGTCGAGGAGGAGGAGGCCGCGCCGGACCTGAGACGGATATTTGGACAGGCGTAA
- a CDS encoding ABC transporter substrate-binding protein — MVYKNIAQTWRHTRNATALSLGVAVLAIPGLSQAEQTLRIAMTASDIPLTTGQPDSGFEGYRFLGYTVYDALINWDLSSAEEISGLTPGLAVSWEVDEEDPRVWNFELREGVTFHDGSEWNADAAIWNLDKIYDEDSPQFDARQAGNVRGRIPAMDQYEKVDDYVLRFTTSEPDAWFAYQLSFLLFSSPAQWEALGGDWDEFARQPSGTGPFKLTRLVPRERAELEPNADYWDADRIPQIDRVVLIPMPESSSRTSALLSDQVDWIESPAADAIPRMQSQGMTITRNPYPHTWPYQFSMLEGSPWRDINVRKAANLAVDREGLQALLGGMMEPAVGIVTPDHPWFGEPEFEIRHDPEEAMRLLAQSGHGPDNPVRARALISTSGSGQMQPLAMNEYIQQSLAEVGIELEFEVLDWESLFPNWRHGADHATSRGAHSTNVSFAWLDPFSGFYRFMHSSLAPPNGFNWGYMNDPEYDRLLDEARVTFDQQAQDAILAEFHARLVDDAAWLWVAHDVGPRAMHPRVQGFVQAKNWFQDLTPVYLEE, encoded by the coding sequence ATGGTCTACAAGAATATTGCGCAGACCTGGCGCCATACCCGTAACGCTACCGCACTGTCACTCGGGGTTGCGGTGTTGGCAATCCCGGGACTGAGCCAGGCGGAACAGACGCTACGCATCGCCATGACCGCCTCGGACATACCGCTTACGACCGGCCAGCCCGACAGCGGCTTCGAGGGCTACCGTTTCCTGGGTTATACCGTCTATGACGCGTTGATCAACTGGGATCTCTCCTCCGCCGAGGAGATCAGCGGTCTAACCCCCGGATTGGCGGTCTCCTGGGAGGTCGACGAGGAGGATCCGCGGGTATGGAACTTCGAGCTGCGTGAGGGGGTGACGTTTCACGATGGCAGCGAGTGGAACGCCGATGCGGCGATTTGGAACCTCGACAAGATCTACGATGAGGATTCGCCCCAGTTCGACGCGCGCCAGGCAGGCAACGTGCGTGGACGCATTCCCGCCATGGATCAGTACGAGAAGGTCGACGATTATGTCCTGCGTTTCACCACCAGTGAACCGGATGCCTGGTTCGCCTATCAATTGAGTTTCCTGCTCTTCTCGAGCCCGGCACAGTGGGAAGCGCTTGGCGGCGATTGGGACGAATTCGCTCGCCAGCCCTCCGGAACTGGGCCCTTCAAGCTGACTCGCCTGGTGCCGCGCGAGCGCGCCGAGCTCGAGCCCAATGCCGACTACTGGGATGCCGACCGGATCCCGCAGATCGACCGCGTGGTGCTGATTCCGATGCCCGAGTCTAGCTCGCGCACCTCGGCGCTGCTCTCCGACCAGGTCGACTGGATCGAGTCGCCGGCGGCCGACGCGATACCGCGTATGCAGTCGCAGGGCATGACCATTACCCGCAACCCCTATCCACATACCTGGCCGTATCAATTCTCGATGCTCGAGGGCAGCCCGTGGCGCGATATCAATGTACGCAAAGCGGCCAACCTGGCGGTCGACCGCGAAGGACTGCAGGCGCTGCTGGGCGGGATGATGGAGCCGGCGGTGGGTATCGTCACTCCCGATCATCCATGGTTTGGTGAGCCCGAATTCGAGATTCGCCACGATCCAGAGGAGGCGATGCGCCTGCTGGCGCAGAGTGGCCATGGGCCCGACAATCCAGTGCGCGCGCGAGCGCTGATCTCGACATCGGGCTCCGGTCAGATGCAGCCCCTGGCGATGAACGAATATATCCAACAGAGCCTGGCCGAGGTTGGCATCGAACTCGAGTTCGAGGTATTGGACTGGGAATCGCTGTTCCCGAACTGGCGTCACGGCGCCGACCACGCGACCAGCCGCGGCGCCCACTCCACCAACGTCTCCTTTGCCTGGCTCGACCCATTCAGCGGCTTCTATCGCTTCATGCACTCCAGCCTGGCGCCGCCCAATGGCTTCAACTGGGGCTACATGAACGACCCCGAGTATGATCGCCTGCTCGACGAAGCTCGGGTGACCTTCGATCAGCAGGCCCAGGATGCCATTCTTGCCGAATTCCATGCCCGCCTGGTCGACGACGCCGCCTGGTTGTGGGTCGCCCATGATGTAGGCCCACGTGCCATGCATCCAAGGGTCCAGGGCTTCGTTCAGGCCAAGAACTGGTTCCAGGACCTGACTCCGGTCTACCTCGAAGAGTAA
- a CDS encoding ABC transporter permease: MPIYFIKRVLYIIPIALAVSFFCFSLVHLSPGDPMDAVVSADAPREVVAMVQRAYGFDRPLPEQYGRWVLRAVQGDLGLSAANGRAVTAEVFGALRNTLRLAIAASLIGFTLGCAFGTLAGYWQGSPLDRLVTGFAVGGVSVPHYWLGMLLVIVFSVELNWLPSSGAGPGSSGDWNYEWAYLRHLILPAVTLSVIPMGVVTRTVRAMVAEILNHDFVEALRAKGLAETRVFLHVVKNVAPTAMAVMGLQLGYLLGGSILVETVFSWPGTGLLLNNAIFQRDLPILQGTILVLAIFFVLLNLIVDLAQARLDPRIQRN, from the coding sequence ATGCCGATCTATTTTATCAAGCGGGTGCTCTACATTATCCCCATCGCCCTGGCGGTCAGCTTCTTCTGTTTTTCGCTAGTGCATCTCTCGCCCGGCGATCCAATGGATGCCGTGGTTTCCGCCGATGCGCCTCGTGAGGTCGTTGCCATGGTGCAGCGCGCCTATGGCTTCGACCGGCCGCTGCCCGAACAGTATGGGCGCTGGGTATTGCGCGCGGTGCAGGGTGATCTTGGGCTGTCGGCGGCCAATGGACGAGCCGTGACCGCGGAAGTGTTCGGCGCCCTGCGCAACACCCTGCGCCTGGCGATCGCCGCTTCGCTGATCGGCTTCACCCTGGGCTGCGCATTCGGCACCCTGGCCGGCTACTGGCAGGGATCGCCGCTCGACCGTCTGGTCACCGGGTTTGCCGTGGGCGGCGTCAGCGTGCCGCACTACTGGCTTGGCATGCTGCTGGTCATCGTCTTTTCGGTCGAGCTCAACTGGCTGCCCTCGTCCGGCGCCGGGCCGGGCAGCTCAGGCGACTGGAACTACGAATGGGCCTACCTGCGTCACCTGATCCTGCCGGCGGTGACGCTATCGGTGATTCCCATGGGGGTGGTGACGCGCACCGTACGCGCCATGGTGGCCGAAATCCTCAATCACGATTTCGTCGAAGCGCTGCGGGCCAAGGGCCTGGCCGAGACACGTGTGTTCCTACATGTGGTCAAGAACGTGGCTCCCACCGCCATGGCGGTCATGGGACTGCAACTCGGCTACCTGCTGGGCGGTTCGATCCTGGTCGAGACGGTGTTCTCCTGGCCCGGAACCGGTCTGCTGCTCAACAATGCCATCTTCCAGCGCGACCTGCCGATTCTGCAGGGCACCATCCTAGTGCTGGCGATCTTTTTCGTACTGCTCAACCTTATCGTCGATCTGGCCCAGGCGCGCCTGGACCCGCGTATCCAGCGCAATTGA